A DNA window from Vigna angularis cultivar LongXiaoDou No.4 chromosome 1, ASM1680809v1, whole genome shotgun sequence contains the following coding sequences:
- the LOC108346996 gene encoding protein MICROTUBULE BINDING PROTEIN 2C — MQRFMDLQENSELSETNSWLSSKEHALASGAAPNTNVDRDLYNDLVGIVPLVQSLIDRKANSSFTRHGSMIYTKTPTRESLSKRVTDTKSRNVAQSIPAKKKRDHGEKEQGKTGGNDTDAYSTFSSRDSEELNVLKEQVEELQRKLLEKDELLKSAENTRDQLNAFSAKLDELKHQASEKDTLLKVTQQQLSDAKIKLADKQAALEKIQWEAMTSTKKVEKLQDELGSMQADISSFTLLLEGLSKTDTAKYTDNYDVKPYDFSHLPSIDDLDEMDLQEMEEARKAYMAAVAITKERQDEESIAAAANARLHLQSFVFKSKDFNL, encoded by the exons ATGCAGCGTTTCATGGATTTGCAGGAGAATTCGGAGTTGTCTGAGACCAATTCATGGCTTTCATCGAAAGAGCACGCGTTAGCTTCCGGTGCGGCGCCCAATACCAATGTGGATCGCGACCTTTACAACGACCTCGTCGGCATTGTCCCTCTCGTTCAGTCACTCATC GATCGTAAAGCGAACAGTTCGTTCACGCGGCATGGTTCCATGATCTACACCAAGACACCTACAAGAGAATCGTTGTCTAAAAGA GTAACGGATACTAAAAGTAGGAATGTTGCCCAATCTATTCCTGCCAAAAAGAAAAGGGATCATGGAGAAAAAGAACAAGGAAAAACTGGTGGCAATGACACTGATGCTTATTCCACATTTTCTTCAAGAGACAGTGAAGAGTTGAATGTGTTGAAGGAGCAGGTAGAGGAACTTCAGAGGAAATTGTTGGAGAAAGATGAACTTCTAAAGTCAGCAGAAAACACAAGAGACCAGTTGAATGCTTTTAGCGCAAAACTTGATGAGCTGAAGCACCAGGCTTCAGAAAAGGACACGTTACTGAAGGTTACGCAACAGCAGCTCTCTGATGCTAAA ATTAAGCTCGCAGACAAGCAAGCTGCTCTTGAAAAGATACAGTGGGAAGCTATGACATCCACCAAGAAAGTAGAGAAACTTCAAGATGAGCTAGGTTCCATGCAAGCGGATATTTCATCATTCACGTTATTACTGGAAGGATTATCAAAAACTGACACTGCTAAATACACCGACAATTATGATGTGAAGCCTTATGATTTCAGTCATCTGCCAAGTATT GATGATTTGGACGAGATGGATTTACAGGAAATGGAAGAAGCAAGAAAAGCTTATATGGCTGCTGTTGCTATTACCAAGGAAAGACAAGACGAGGAATCTATTGCGGCTGCTGCTAATGCTAGGTTACATCTTCAGTCATTTGTTTTCAAATCCAAAGATTTTAACCTGTAA
- the LOC108337978 gene encoding dof zinc finger protein DOF5.4, with amino-acid sequence MQQIHSMAPGTAGGGGGARFFSGTASADRRVRPHHQNHQALKCPRCDSLNTKFCYYNNYNLSQPRHFCKNCRRYWTKGGVLRNVPVGGGCRKSKRSNKPAKTSDAAPPPPPPDPDHSSSESSSLTAAAAEPVSAPINSDSTNMQESKLSVPVDPVLGTNPLEQGAGDCGGIFSEIGPFTSLIATSTNEPLGFGFGNGLPDASSFQWQHSKVSSNQELKLAESSFLDHTVDLSTLHGKTNHGTFGSLDWQGGADQGLFDLPNTVDHAYWSHTHWSDHDNSSLFHLP; translated from the coding sequence ATGCAGCAAATACACTCCATGGCACCAGGAACAGcgggaggaggaggaggagccAGGTTTTTCTCCGGCACCGCCTCCGCGGACAGGAGGGTCCGACCCCACCACCAGAACCACCAGGCCCTCAAGTGCCCCCGCTGTGACTCCCTCAACACCAAGTTCTGTTACTACAACAACTACAACCTCTCCCAGCCTCGCCACTTCTGCAAAAACTGCCGCCGCTACTGGACCAAGGGCGGCGTCCTCCGCAACGTCCCCGTCGGCGGCGGGTGCCGTAAATCCAAACGCTCCAACAAACCCGCCAAAACCTCCGACGCCGCCCCCCCGCCCCCGCCGCCCGACCCGGACCATTCCAGCAGCGAGAGCTCGAGCCTGACCGCCGCTGCCGCGGAGCCCGTATCGGCGCCGATAAACTCCGATTCCACCAACATGCAAGAGTCGAAGTTGTCGGTCCCCGTGGATCCTGTTTTGGGAACGAATCCTCTGGAGCAGGGAGCAGGGGACTGCGGTGGTATCTTCTCAGAGATTGGACCTTTCACCAGCCTGATCGCTACTTCCACTAACGAGCCCTTGGGTTTCGGTTTCGGCAACGGTCTGCCCGATGCGTCGTCGTTTCAGTGGCAGCACTCGAAGGTGAGCAGCAACCAGGAATTGAAGTTGGCCGAAAGCTCCTTCCTCGATCACACCGTTGATTTGTCGACTCTGCATGGTAAAACCAACCACGGAACATTCGGATCGTTGGATTGGCAGGGCGGTGCGGATCAAGGTTTGTTTGATCTCCCTAACACCGTTGATCACGCTTACTGGAGTCACACTCACTGGTCTGACCACGACAATTCTTCTCTCTTCCATCTCCCCTGA
- the LOC108347093 gene encoding uncharacterized protein LOC108347093, with protein MKHRKTCNQSEEKRKMELWNRARSFAEEAAKRSNDLSLGASKLSDIITETTKEIAAQASKHLTQPSLINDVDLHRFGITEELREFVKGITITTFEDFPLEDDTEFSDVPAISNVRQDLTDWQEKHAGLVLSTVKEISRLRYELCPRVMKERKFWRIYFILVNNHTAPYENKYMEDEKLKSSEQGKDRIVTMKPLNAELICNQEAQEMPKKDNLSTSTEQDLDVFLLGDGNSDDEPDDGDGRYNEDLDKLMDNSDDEKGK; from the exons ATGAAGCACA GAAAAACGTGTAATCAAtcagaagaaaagagaaagatggaGCTGTGGAACAGAGCCCGAAGCTTTGCGGAAGAAGCAGCGAAACGATCGAATGATCTGTCCTTGGGAGCTTCCAAATTGAGCGATATCATTACAGAGACAACCAAAGAGATAGCGGCACAAGCTTCCAAGCACTTGACCCAACCTTCGCTCATAAACGACGTCGATCTCCACCGTTTTGGCATCACCGAAGAGTTGAGAGAATTCGTCAAAGGGATCACCATCACTACCTTTGAAGATTTCCCCCTTGAAG ATGATACGGAATTTTCTGATGTTCCTGCGATTTCAAATGTCAGGCAGGATCTAACCGATTGGCAGGAAAAACATGCCGGTCTTGTTCTTTCTACCGTCAAG GAGATTTCTCGATTGAGGTATGAACTGTGTCCACGAGTCATGAAAGAGAGGAAGTTTTggagaatatattttatacttgtGAATAATCATACTGCACC CTATGAGAATAAGTACATGGAAgatgaaaaactaaaatcttCTGAACAAGGAAAAGATCGCATAGTCACGATGAAACCATTAAATGCTGAATTGATCTGTAACCAAGAGGCGCAGGAAATGCCAAAAAAGGACAATTTATCAACTTCAACTGAGCAAGACTTGGATGTATTTCTTCTGGGAGACGGAAACAGTGATGATGAGCCCG ATGATGGCGATGGAAGATACAATGAAGATTTGGACAAACTGATGGATAATTCG GATGATGAGAAAGGGAAATGA